The genomic window TTGAGCTTGCGCGCGGCGGCGCTGAGATTGCCGGCGTCGACGATATCGACGAACAGGCGCAGGGCGTTGAGATCCATGGCAGGGCTGGCGCGGAAACGAAAAAAGGGGCCCGAAGGCCCCTCAGTTTGCCATGGTGGCGGGGTCAGAAGCGGCTATTCGTGGCCGCCAAGGCTGTCGCCGCGCGCGCGAGCGGCCTCCTGATAGCGGGCCAGTGCGGCGAGGTCGTCCTGCTGGTACGCGATGTTGTCGTCCGGGCGGCTGCGGCCATCCAGGCCCGGCAGGTCGACCAGCCGGGACACCCAGTTCTGTTGTGGAATCAGCGGGCAGATCAGCGGCTGGAGATACGCATCGAGAATGCCTTGGTCCGGTGTGCGCAGCTCCGCCGTCAGCGCTTCCAGATAACCGTTCTTGCGCGACTGGCGCCAGTCAACGGAAAACCCCGCGCGTCCGCACAAGGCGGTGTGGACCAGCAGCATCGTGCGGCCGTTGCCATCCAGGAACGGGTGGCCCCACGCGAAAGCGCCCATCACGACACCGGGCTTGCGTCGCATTACCGCGGCGTCTGCGCCCATGCGCAGACCCCAGCCGACTGCCTGGCGGCTGAGTTCCGAGACTTCGAACTGGACGTCGCCCTTGGCGACGAGTCGCCCGACCCCCAGCATCTGGCGGTCCTGTCCCGCCCACGGGTAGAAATCGCGAAAAAGAATTGCGTGGACAGCGAGGAAGTGTTCGTACTGGATCGCGTCGGGGATGGTGGCAAGATAATCCAGCGCTTCTTCCAGGTTGGCCTCGAAGAAGGCGTGTTCCTGGATCTTGACTTCATCCAGGTCCTTGAGCTGTTCGAAGTTCCGGAGATAGCCCGCGCTGGCGAAATCACCGAACGGATCAAACACGCTTGCGTTCCCGCATGTGGTTGGTCATCAGGCGGGCCATCTGCCGGCCGTTGATGAGATGCCGCTTCTTCAGCGCGACCAGCAGCTTCTCGGTGGCATCGAGCGAGACATCGTCGCCGGACGCCCGGGTCACGGCCTCGGTCCAGTCGTCCAGGGCGGTGCGCTGGAATCGCACGTCGTGGGCCAGGGCAAAGTCGCGGACGAATTCGCTGACCTGGGTCGTGGGCAGGGCGTCCAGTTCGGCAGGCAATGACGTGGGGGGGTGGGAGCGTCCCATGGTGCCTCGCGGCAGAGTGACATGGGCCCAAATTAGCGGGTTTGCCGGGGCCGGTCAACCTCCCGAAAGCAACACGGCCTGTCCGCAGACAGGCCGTGGCGGATGGTGCGGGCGCGGCCGGTTGCCCGGTCCCGCCCGCCCGTCTCAATGCTCGTGATGCAGGTACTTCGCCTGGCGCGGCAGCCGCAGGCTGACCAGGAAGGCGATGACCATCATGGCGGTGACGTACCAGTAGAACGCGTTCTCGTGGCCGATGGACTTCAGGCCCAGGGCCACGTACTCGGCCGAGCCGCCGAACAGGGCGTTGGCCACCGCGTAGGCCAGGCCCACGCCCAGGGCGCGTACTTCGGGCGGGAACATCTCGGCCTTCACGATGCCGCTGATCGACGTGTAGAAGCTGACGATGGCCAATGCCACGCAGATCAGCAGGCCGGCCAGCTCGGGGCTGGACACGGTCTTGAGCGCGGTCAGGATGGGCACCGTGGCGATGGCGCCCAGGGCGCCGAACAGCAGCATGTTGGTGCGGCGGCCGATGCGGTCGGACAGCGCGCCGAAGAACGGCTGCATGCACATGTAGAGGAACAGGCAGACGGTCATCACGTAGCTGGTGGTCTTGATCGGCAGGTGGGCCGTGTTGACCAGGAACTTCTGCATGTACGTGGTGAACGTGTAGAAGATCAGCGAGCCGCCGGCCGTGTAGCCCAGCACCGTGAAGAACGCGGCCTTGTGATGGCGGAAGATCGCCGCCACGCTGCCGGCTTCCTTGTTGTTGCGCTGTTGTGCCGTGGTGGTTTCATGGAGCGTGCGGCGCAGCAGCAGCGCCACGACCGCCGTGATGGCGCCGACCACGAACGGGATGCGCCAGCCGTACGCCTTCAGCTCGGCCTCGGTCAGCAACTGTTCCAGGATGACCACGACCAGCACCGCCAGCAACTGGCCGCCGATCAGCGTCACGTACTGGAACGACGAGAAGAAGCCGCGCCGGCCCTTGAGCGCCACTTCGCTCATGTAGGTGGCCGTGGTGCCGTACTCGCCGCCCACGGACAGGCCCTGCAGCAGCCGGGCCAGCAGCAGCAGCGCGGGCGCCCAGTTGCCGATGGTGGCGTAGGTGGGCAGGCAGGCGATCAGCAGCGAGCCGCAGCACATCATGATCACGGAGATCAGCAGCGAGTTCTTGCGGCCGTTGCGGTCGGCGATGCGCCCGAACAGCCAGCCGCCGATCGGCCGCATCAGGAAGCCCGCCGCGAACACGCCGGCGGTGTTCAGCAACTGCGCGGTGGGGTCGCCTTTCGGGAAGAACGCCGGCGCGAAGTAGATGGCGCAGAACGCATAGATATAGAAGTCGAACCACTCGACGAGGTTGCCGGACGACGCGGCCACGATGGCAAAGACGCGCTTTCTGGTTTCTTCGGGGGACGGTGGCGTGCCGGTGATGGCCGGGGAGGCGATGTCTGTCATAGGACCTTGTGTTGTATCTGGGCGGCGGGGGCGCCGCGGGTCGGGTCGGGCGGGGCGCGGCGGGGCGCGGCGGGCGGGCCGGCGCGCCATCCGGGCGGGGCCTCGCGCACGGGCGCCCTTGAGGCTGGCTAGCGTAACCGGTAACCGTGACGCTCCCAAGGGGGCCGCGCCGCATCCTGTGCGGCCGATGTTGCAAATGCCTTGCCAGCGGCGGCTTTGCGCCGCATTGTCTGACGGGATGGAAAGAGTTATTACGAAATTCGCCCGAAAAGCGTCAAAAATGCACGGGCCTGACTTCGGTCATCCGGCCAGCTTGCGCCGGCCGTGCGCCTGCGCAATGATGCTCGCCGATTCTGAACGCCGCGCCTTTCAATCTCCTTGTCGACACCATCGTGCGCTACTTCTTCGTCCTGCTTGCCACCTTGCTCTGGGCCTCGGGCCCGGCCCGCGCCGAAGGCGACGCCAGCCTTGTCCAGTGCCAGCGGATCGGTCAGGCCCAGCTGCGCACGGCGTCCGAGCAGACGCTGCTGTTCCTGCGCTGCCGCGCGCGCCAGATTTCCTACGAGGCGCCGCGGCTGCACGGCGTGACCCAGAAGTTCAAGGACGACCTGGTGTTCGCCTGCCTGGACCAGGCCGACGAGGCCGAGCACCAGCTCCGGGTGCGCCACGGCTACACACGCGAGACCCTGGCCCGCAAGAAATGTGACTAATTTGCAACACCGGGGCGTCATATCCAGCACTGTCAAAAATTATTGACGGTTCTGTCCAAGTCGCCGTGGATTGTCAAAACCGATGGTCGGCGTACCATTGGCGGCCATTGACATTGCACCGACTCACCGGAGATAGCCATGGCCCTCGACGCCGAATCCTTTTCCCTGCTGCGCGCTTCGGTGCAGCGGTTCATCGATGACCGCCTGAAGCCGGCCGAGGACACGCTGGAAGAAATCGACGACGTGCCGGCCGATATCGTGGCCGACATGAAGGAGATGGGCCTGTTCGGCATCTCGATCCCGGAAAACTACGGTGGCATCGGGCTGTCGATGTCGCAGGAATGCGATGTGGTGTACGACCTCGGCCACACCGCCTTTGCATTCCGCTCGGTGTTCGGCACCAATGTCGGCATCGGCTCGCAGGGCATCCTGATGGACGGCACCGAGGAGCAGAAGCAGACCTATCTGCCGAAGATCGCCAGTGGCGAACTGGTGATTTCGTTCGCGCTGACCGAGCCGAACGCGGGGTCTGACGCCGCGTCGCTGCAGACCCGCGCCGAGCTTGACGGCGACCACTACGTCATCAACGGCACCAAGCGATTCATCACCAACGCGCCGCGTGCCGGCGCATTCACGCTGATGGCCCGCACGGGCGGCCCGGGCGCGTCGGGCATCTCGTCGTTCATCGTCCCGGCCGACACCCCGGGCATCTCGCTGGGCAAGCCGGACAAGAAGATGGGCCAGCGCGGCACCAAGACGTGCGACGTGGTGCTCGAAAACGTCCGCGTACCGGCCGCGAACATCATCGGCGGCGTGCCGGGCGTGGGTTTCAAGACCGCCATGAAGGTGCTGGACCGGGGCCGCTTGCATATCTCGGCGCTGGCCTGCGGCATGGCGCACCGCCTGATTACCGACGCCGTAGCCTACGCCAAGGAGCGCAAGCAGTTCGGCAAGCCCATCGGCGACTTCCAGTTGATCCAGGGCATGCTGGCCGACAGCCAGGCGGAACTGTACGCGGGCCTGTCGATGGTGCGCGACTGCGCGCAGCGGTACGACGCCAAGCCGGCCGGCAAGAGCGACCCCGAGGTCAGCATGCTGGCATCGTGCACCAAGATGTTCTGTACCGAGATGGTGGGCCGCGTGGCCGACCGCGCGGTGCAGATCCATGGCGGCGCCGGCTACATTGCCGAATACAAGGCCGAGCGGTTCTACCGCGACGTGCGCCTGCTGCGCCTGTACGAGGGCACCACCCAGATCCAGCAGTTGATCATCGCCAAGCAACTGCTGCGCGACTGAGCCGCGCGACGCGCAGGCGAGCCGGACTGACCGGCCTGACGAGGGGATAGGAGACAGGATGAGCAAGATCCAGGTAGCGGCCCCGCAGGGGTCGGGCAGGTCGGCGGTGGCGGGCAAGCCCGTCGCCGAGCTGGCCGCCAATGACGCGGTCCATCGGCTCCGCGCCGTGGTGGCCACGTACCGCACGGGCCTGCAGGCCTACACGCTCGTGGTATCGGCCCGGGAGCTGGTGGCGCTCTCGAACGGCCCCGAACCCACGCATTCGGCGCGCGACTACCGCGCGCAGGCCCATCTGGATCGGCTGCACCGCGCGGTCCGCGACTGCGGACTGGCGTTGCCCAACGCCATCGTGGTGGCCGTGGCAGGCGGCGTCATGCGCTGCGAATGCGACCACCTGTACTCGCTCGACCTCGACCGCAAGGCCGGCGACGGCCTGATCGTCCTCGACGGCTACGACCGCCTGACCGAACTGGCGCAGAGCGGGCGCGGCCATATCAAGACGCTGGTTACCGCCGTGCTGTGCTCCAGCAACATCCCCGACGCCGAACAGCCAGCCGTCCGGACCGAAGCCGACTGCGCCGTCATGCACGCCATGGCCGCGGCGCGCTGGGCCGGCGCCACGCGCGTCTGGCGCTGAGCCGGATGGCGGCGGCGTGGGGCGGGTAGCCAATCCGCTCCCTCGCGTGCCATGGCGCCCACCCTGGCCATCCTGGCCGACCTTTATGCCCAGATGGTGTCGACCTCGCGCAGCAGATGGCCGGCGAGGATGTAGTCGCCCAGCCGCGTCGCCTTGGCCTCCAGGTCCAGCAGCTCGCGGTCGGCCAGCGAGCCCAGATCGAACTGGCAATACAGGTTCCGCTGCCGGAACGTCGTCTTGGGTTTGCCCAGCCCCTCCAGCAATGCTTCGCGGGACCGCACGGCAACACTCTCCTGTCCGCGATATTGCACTTTGATGCCCCGCTTCTCGCCGAGCCGGCCGAGCTCGATGGCGTCCTGCCATCCGGTCTCGTAGTCCAGCTCAAGCGCCAGCGCCTGCTCCGAGGTCAGAAGCCTGAGCGCCTCCGCCTTGCTGCCAGCTCGCACGATTGACATCCACACCTCAAGTCTCAACAAAACACTGTATGAATATACAGTGATCGACCCATTGCCTCAAGGCTTGCCTGCGTCGGCCGGAGCCACCGCCGCCTGGCCGCCGCCATCGGCCCCCGTCGCGGCCGGTATGCCCCCCGCGCCGCCGAAATCGCCCGCGAACGCCTGCGTCAGCGTGGCCGGGCCCAGATAGCGCCGGATGGCGGCATTGACGGCGTCGGGCGTCGCCGTGCGAATGGCTTCCTCGATGGCGGCCGTATGGGCCATGGTCCGGCCCAGGTACGCCTGGTTGGCCAGGGCGCCTGCCAACGCGCCGTCGCGGGTGCGGCTCACCATGCCGGCCTGCAACAGGCCGCTGGCCGCCTCCGACAGTTCGCTGGCCGTGATGCCATCGCGGACAAACCGCGCCAGTTCCTCGTTGACGGCCTTGCGCAGCCGGGGCAGGTTCTGCGGCGCGTAGGCGGCCCACAGCCCGAAGCGGCCGGCGCGGTCCAGCGCGCCGATGGTCAGCGAGCTGGACGAGCCGTAGCTGATGCCGTCAACCTGCCGCAGCCGGTCGGCCAGCCGGCTGCGCATGCCCGTGCCGCCAAACACGCGGCTCGCGATCAGCATCAGCGGGTAGTCGGGCGAATCACTGACCAGATCGATAGGCTGCGCCGCCACGAAGACGGCGTTGGCCTTGCCCGGCGTATCGAGCGTGAATTCGGTGGCCGGAATGGCCACGAACGGTCGGTCCACGCGCTCGAACGGCACCGCCGCACGCCAGTCGCCGAACAGGTAGTCGGACTGCCGGACCGCGTCCGCGGCATCGAAATCGCCGACGATGGCCAGTTGCGCGTGCTCGGTGCCGTAGAAGCGGGCATGGAAGTCGCGCAAGCTGTCCACCGACACGCTCTTGAGCTCGGCCACGCTTTCGTCGAAGGTGGGCGTGTAGCGCGGATCGCCGGGCGGATACGGATTGCCGTGGCGCCCCAGCGCGTTCGGGGCGAGCGCGCCCGGCTGCTTGCGCTGGCTCTCGATGCCCGCAATGCTGGTGGCGCGCAGCGTTTCCAGCTCGTTCGCCGGGAAGGTCGGCATCCGCAGCACGGTACGCAGCAGGGCCAGCAGGTCGGGCAGGTGCTCGCGGCGGGTTTCGAAGCGAACCGTCAGCCGTTCGTCACTGCCGGAAATCGACACGTTGGCCTTCAGCGCCTCGATCCGGTCGGCGATCTGCTGCCGCCCGAACGCGCCGGCGCCCCGGTCCAGCATGGCCGCCGTCAGCGATCCGACCGAACTCTTGCCCTGCAGCGCCTGGACGTTGCCAAAGCGCAGGATCAGCGTGCCGTTGACCGCCCCGCCGCGTGTGGGCTTGGGCAGCAGCGCCAGTTGCATGCCGTTGGGCAGCGTCTGGCGCACGGTGTGGGCGTCGATGTTGGCGGGGCTCGGGTCGAACGGCGCCACGGCCTGGGCGGGCGGCTTGCCCGTGTAGTGCTGCGTCAGCGCGGCCACGTCCGGGCTGGCGGGAATGCTGGCGAGCTGGGGCTTGTCGCCCGGCACGAACTCGCCCACGGTGCGGTTGGCCGGGCGCAGGTAGTTCTCGGCCACGCGCTGCACGTCGGCCAGCGTGGTGGTTTCCACCCGGTCGCGGTTGATGAAGAACAGGCGCCAGTCGCCCTTGGCGATGGCCCCGGACAGCGCCACGCCATAGGCGGCCGGATCGTTGAGCGTCTTCTCGTAGGCGTTGCGCAGCCGCACGCGGGCGCGTTCCAGTTCCGGCTCGGTGATCGGCTGCGCCGCCAAGCCTTCCACGGTGGCCAGCAGCGCGTCGCGCACCGGGCCGAGCGGGCGGTCCTTGCTGGTGCCCGCCGCGAACTGGATCACGCCGGGGTCCTTCATCGACGTGAAGAACGACCCCTGCCACGCCGCCTTGCGCGTGTCGACCAGCGCGTGTTCGAGCCGCCCGCCCGGCGTGTCGGCCAGGATGACGGCCAGCAGGTCCAGCGCCGTCGTGTCCGGGTGGGCGCCCGGCGCCACGTGATACATCGCGGCGACGATGCTGCTGTCGCCCGGGCGCGTCAGCAGCAGCTCGCGGGCGCCCTCCTGCGGCGGTTCCACGGTGTACTCGGCCGGCAGCACGCGCGTCGGGCGCGGGATCGGCCCGAACGCCTGCTCGATGCGCGCCAGCGTGCGGGCTGGATCGAACTGGCCGGTCACCACCAGCACGGCGTTGTCCGGCTGGTAGTAGCGGCGGTAGAACGCCTGCAGGTTGTCGATGCCCACGCGCTCCACGTCGCTGCGCGCGCCGATGATCGCCTTGCCGTAGTTGTGCCAGCGGTAGGCCGCCGCGTACATCTGCTGCTGCAGCATGCGCATGGGATTGTTCTCGCCAATCTCCATCTCGTTGCGCACCACGGTCATCTCGCTGTCCAGGTCCTTGCGCGCGACGAAGCTGTTGACCATGCGGTCGGCTTCCATGCGCAGGGCCCAGTCCAGGTTGTCCTCGCTGGCCGCGAAGGTCTGGAAGAAGTTGGTGCGATCCTGGTTCGTGGTGCCGTTGTACTGCATGCCCCGGCGCGCCAGCTCCGTCGGAATCGTCTTGCCCGGCAGCGATGGCGTGCCCTTGAACAGCAGGTGTTCGAGCAGGTGCGCCATGCCGGTTTCGCCATAGTTTTCATGGCGGCTGCCGACCAGGTAGGTCATGTTGACCGTGGTGGTCGGCTGCGCGTCGTCGGGTGCCAGCAGCACGCGCAGGCCGTTGGGCAGCCGGTACTCGGTGATGCCCTCGACCGTGGTGACGCGCACCGCACGCGCCACCGGCGCGGACGGCGGCGCGGCGGTCGGGCCGGTGCGCGCCGCCTGCGCGGCGGGCGCCACCAGGCCGAAAGCGGTGGCAAGGGCGGCGGCCAGGCTGGCCATGCCGGCGGCGGAACGACGACGCTTCATGCGGACTCCGGGTTGAGGCGGCACGCGCGGCACGATGGGCCATCGGGCGGCGCGGGTGAGCAGATTCTAGCCGCACGCGGGCGCCATGCAACGCTGGCCAGCGCACTTTCAGAATCGGGGCCGAAGTGCGTCAGCATTCATACAATTGGCGCGCAGGCGCATGTCCGATTCCAGCGTATTCGATCGGCGGCAAAGGCGTAGGATGCAGGCCATGGAACTCGATCCCGACACCTGCTACAAGGCCGTGGCCTCGCACGACCGCCGTTTCGACGGACGCTTCTTCGTGGGCGTGTCGTCCACCGGCGTGTATTGCCGGCCGGTCTGCGCGGTGCGCACGCCCAAGCGCGAGAACTGCACGTTCTACGAATCGGCGGCCGCCGCCGAGAAGCACGGCTTCCGGCCCTGCCTGCGCTGCCGGCCCGAACTGGCGCCCGGCCATGGGCTGGCCGACATGTCCGGCCGGCTCGCGCAGGCGGCGGCCACGCTGATCGACGAAGGATTCATGACCGGCGCCGGCGTGGCGCAGTTGGCCGCGCGCATCGGCGTGACCGAGCGCCACCTGCGGCGGCTGTTCGATACCGCATTCGGCGTGTCCGTCCACGAATACGCGCAAACCCAGAAGCTGCTGCTGGCCAAGCGCCTGCTGACGGACACGGGCCTGCCCGTGACGCAGGTGGCGCTGGCGGCCGGCTTTGGCAGCGTGCGGCGTTTTCATGACGTGCTCAAGGAACGATACGGGCTGACGCCGCTGGCAATGCGGCGCCGCGCTGCGGATGGCATGGCCGACCGGCTGGTGTTCGAGCTGGGCTACCGGCCGCCGCTGGCGTGGGCCGAAATGCTGGGATTCCTGGCCGTGCGGGCGGTCGATGGCGTGGACGTGGTGCACGGCGGCGTGCATGTCCGGACCATCGCGGTCGAGGCCGGCGGCCATCGCCATCTGGGATGGGTGCGGCTGGAACACGTGCCGCGGCGGTCGGTGGTGCGCGTGACGTTGGCCGCCACGCTGGCGCATGTCATTCCGCAGGCATTGGGCAAGGTGCGGCGGCTGTGCGACCTCGGTTGCCGGCCCGATATCGTCGATGCCCACCTGGGCGAGCTGGCCGCGCAGACGCCCGGCATGCGGCTGCCGGGCACGTTCGACGGGCTGGAGATCGCGGTGCGGGCCATCATCGGCCAGGTGATCTCGGTGGTGCAGGCCCGGCGCATCCTGGCCCGGCTGGTCCGCATCGCCGGTACGCCGCTGCCCGATGCCGCACTGGCCGGGCTGGCGCAGCAGGCCGGGCACGCGCCACTGAGCCACGTTTTCCCGGACGCCCACGCGCTGGCCGCGCTGCCCGATGCCGATTACCAGGCGGCTGGCGTGCCGCTGGGCAAGGTGCGCAGCATTCGTGCGCTGGCGCGGCAGGTGGCCGCCGGCGAGATCCGGCTGGACCCGCACGCGGCGCCCGACGATACCGTGGCGCAGCTACGTGCCATCGACGGCATCGGCGACTGGACGGCCCAGTACGTGGCCATGCGCGCGCTGGGTTGGCCCGATGCGTTCCCCGCCACCGACTACGCGCTGCGCAAGGTGCTAGGCGTGAGCACGGTGCGCGCGATGCACGCGGCGACGTCGCAGTGGGCGCCCTGGCGGGCCTATGCGGCGATCCACCTCTGGCACCGCTACGAGGCCGCCAAGGCGGCGCCGGGCGAGCCGGAAAGCCACTCCGAAAGTCATTCCGAAAACGAGGAAGAGACAGCATGAACAGCTATCAGATCATCGACAGCCCGCTGGGCGACATCCTGCTGCGGGCCCAGGACGGCCAGTTGACCGGCGTGTTCTTTGCCGGGCAGAAATACTATCCGGCGCAGGCGCGCGTGGCCGCCGTGGACAGCCGCGCCGACGCGCGCACGCTGGCGCTGGCCGCCGACGAGCTGCGGGCCTACTTCGACGGCAGCCTGCAGGCGTTCACGGTGCCGCTGCGCTTTGCCGGCAGCCCGTTCCAGCAGCGGATCTGGCAGGCGTTGCGCGACGTGGGATTTGGCGAAACGTCGACGTACGGGCAACTGGCGGCCGGCATCGGGCTGCCACCGAGCCATTCGCGGGCGGTGGGCGGCGCGGTGGGGCGCAATCCGCTGTCGGTCATCGTGCCGTGCCACCGCATCCTGGGCGCCTCGGGGGCCCTGACCGGCTACGCGGGCGGCGTCGATCGCAAGCGGGCGCTGCTGGATCTGGAAGGCGTGCTGCCGCTAGTGGCCGCCCGGGCCGCGGCCGTCCGGCTGCCTGGTTTGTATTAGAGGTGCCGGGCCGGGCGCTTCCGGCCCGCGCTGCTTCCGCAGAAACGGGTACGCCGGCCCCCCGCCGGCTGGCCGGCCCGATGAAACAACTCCCGGCGCCCGATCCTGGTGCGCCGCAGCGAAATCGCCCGCAAACCCGCGCCCAGCCTGGCCGCCGCACCGCGCCGAAAGCGTAGCGGAAGCTACCCCACCGAAGTCGGTTCCTAAAGTTGCGTCGTATTTTGCCGAAGGCCATGGCATATGCTTGCGCCGCAGTAGGGGCGCGCTTACCATGCGGCGCTGGCGCGCCGCGCGCTGACAGAACCCATGCGTCGCCCGCCACGCGGGCTGCGGCGCAACCACTATTCGACGTAGCGTATTCCATGAGTCTCCAAGATCCCCGCGGGCCGCAGGCTGGCCAATCCTTCTCTCCGATGGAGGGCGAGCCCGACGACGAGCGGGGCTCGGCACAATCGGACGAGCGCTACCGGCTGACCCACAGCTCCCAGATCGGCACCGTGCTGCGCGACATGGCATGGCAGAAATGCCTGCTGAACGTGCGGTCGCGCGGCGGCTCGGAGATCGTGACGTCGATTCTCCACGTCGATCCGGCCAACAAGACCTTCATCTTCGACTGGTGCCGCGCCGACGGCGAGCGCCAGGCGCTGATGGGCTCCGACCAGAACGCGTTTTCCGGGCTGCTGCGCGGCGTGCCGGTCAACTTCGTGGTGGGCACCCCGGGCGCCACGCGCTTCGAGGGCGGCCCGGCGTTCATCGCCGACTTTCCGGAAAAGCTCTATCACTTCCAGCGCCGCCGCCATTTCCGGGCGCGCACGCTGCTGACCAAGGGCTACCGCTGCGAGGTGCAGTTGCCGGAGGCGGCCAGCAAGAGCACGCTGCAGCTCGATATCGCCGACTTGTCGCTGTCGGGCGTCGGCCTGCGGTCGCGTGCGGTGGGGGCGGACCAGCTGCCCGTGGGCACGGTCATCAAGAAATGCCGGCTCGATTTTGCCGAGCTGGGCCGGCTGGAGCTGGACATGCAGGTGGTGGGGCACTGGCTGGTGGGCTTCGACGACAACACCGTCCACCACTACGGCTGCGCCTTCCTGAATCCGGATGGCCGCATGGAAAACTTCCTGCAGCGGCTGGTGTTCCAGCTGGAACTGGCCCACCGCGGCTAAGGCAAGGGGGCCGGGCCCCCTGCCTGCTTCAACTTCCTACCAGCTTGCCGATTGCGGCGGCGGCCTCGCGCATCGGGGTCAGCAGCCGCGCCACCATCTCGCCTTCCGACACCTTGTTGGCCTTCACGCTCACGCTGATGGCGGCCACCACCATGCCCGTCTGCGACCGTACCGGCACGGCGATGGCGCGCAGGCCGGGCTCCAGTTCCTCGTCGATCAGCACGTAGTCCAGCTCCCGCGCGCGCTGGAACGCCGCTTCCAGCTCGGGCCGCGACACCTTGGTCAGCAGCGTGCGCGGCCGCAGCTCGGCGTGCTCGAAGAACGCCTCCAGCACCGCATCGGGCTGGTGGGCCAGCAGCAGCCGGCCGGTGGACGTGCAATAGGCCGGCAGTCGGCTGCCCATGCCCAGCGCGTGGGTCAGCACGCGCTGCACTTCGGAGCGCACGAGGTACAGGATGTCGATGCCGTCGAGAATGGCCAGCGCCGAGGTCTCGTGCACGCGGGCGCTCAGCGTGTCCAGGATCGGCTGGGCCGACGACACCAGCGCCGTCGACGAGAAATAGGCGTGCCCCAGGTGCAGCACGCGCGGCCGCAGCGCAAAGTGGCCGTCCTGCTGGCTCACGTAGCCGAGCTGTTCCAGCGTATAGAGGCAGCGTCGCACCGACGCGCGCGATAGCTGCGTGCGCTGCGCCAC from Cupriavidus pauculus includes these protein-coding regions:
- a CDS encoding Fic/DOC family protein, with the translated sequence MFDPFGDFASAGYLRNFEQLKDLDEVKIQEHAFFEANLEEALDYLATIPDAIQYEHFLAVHAILFRDFYPWAGQDRQMLGVGRLVAKGDVQFEVSELSRQAVGWGLRMGADAAVMRRKPGVVMGAFAWGHPFLDGNGRTMLLVHTALCGRAGFSVDWRQSRKNGYLEALTAELRTPDQGILDAYLQPLICPLIPQQNWVSRLVDLPGLDGRSRPDDNIAYQQDDLAALARYQEAARARGDSLGGHE
- a CDS encoding MFS family transporter; translated protein: MTDIASPAITGTPPSPEETRKRVFAIVAASSGNLVEWFDFYIYAFCAIYFAPAFFPKGDPTAQLLNTAGVFAAGFLMRPIGGWLFGRIADRNGRKNSLLISVIMMCCGSLLIACLPTYATIGNWAPALLLLARLLQGLSVGGEYGTTATYMSEVALKGRRGFFSSFQYVTLIGGQLLAVLVVVILEQLLTEAELKAYGWRIPFVVGAITAVVALLLRRTLHETTTAQQRNNKEAGSVAAIFRHHKAAFFTVLGYTAGGSLIFYTFTTYMQKFLVNTAHLPIKTTSYVMTVCLFLYMCMQPFFGALSDRIGRRTNMLLFGALGAIATVPILTALKTVSSPELAGLLICVALAIVSFYTSISGIVKAEMFPPEVRALGVGLAYAVANALFGGSAEYVALGLKSIGHENAFYWYVTAMMVIAFLVSLRLPRQAKYLHHEH
- a CDS encoding acyl-CoA dehydrogenase family protein; the encoded protein is MALDAESFSLLRASVQRFIDDRLKPAEDTLEEIDDVPADIVADMKEMGLFGISIPENYGGIGLSMSQECDVVYDLGHTAFAFRSVFGTNVGIGSQGILMDGTEEQKQTYLPKIASGELVISFALTEPNAGSDAASLQTRAELDGDHYVINGTKRFITNAPRAGAFTLMARTGGPGASGISSFIVPADTPGISLGKPDKKMGQRGTKTCDVVLENVRVPAANIIGGVPGVGFKTAMKVLDRGRLHISALACGMAHRLITDAVAYAKERKQFGKPIGDFQLIQGMLADSQAELYAGLSMVRDCAQRYDAKPAGKSDPEVSMLASCTKMFCTEMVGRVADRAVQIHGGAGYIAEYKAERFYRDVRLLRLYEGTTQIQQLIIAKQLLRD
- a CDS encoding PHA-granule associated protein 4, whose translation is MSIVRAGSKAEALRLLTSEQALALELDYETGWQDAIELGRLGEKRGIKVQYRGQESVAVRSREALLEGLGKPKTTFRQRNLYCQFDLGSLADRELLDLEAKATRLGDYILAGHLLREVDTIWA
- a CDS encoding M16 family metallopeptidase, with protein sequence MKRRRSAAGMASLAAALATAFGLVAPAAQAARTGPTAAPPSAPVARAVRVTTVEGITEYRLPNGLRVLLAPDDAQPTTTVNMTYLVGSRHENYGETGMAHLLEHLLFKGTPSLPGKTIPTELARRGMQYNGTTNQDRTNFFQTFAASEDNLDWALRMEADRMVNSFVARKDLDSEMTVVRNEMEIGENNPMRMLQQQMYAAAYRWHNYGKAIIGARSDVERVGIDNLQAFYRRYYQPDNAVLVVTGQFDPARTLARIEQAFGPIPRPTRVLPAEYTVEPPQEGARELLLTRPGDSSIVAAMYHVAPGAHPDTTALDLLAVILADTPGGRLEHALVDTRKAAWQGSFFTSMKDPGVIQFAAGTSKDRPLGPVRDALLATVEGLAAQPITEPELERARVRLRNAYEKTLNDPAAYGVALSGAIAKGDWRLFFINRDRVETTTLADVQRVAENYLRPANRTVGEFVPGDKPQLASIPASPDVAALTQHYTGKPPAQAVAPFDPSPANIDAHTVRQTLPNGMQLALLPKPTRGGAVNGTLILRFGNVQALQGKSSVGSLTAAMLDRGAGAFGRQQIADRIEALKANVSISGSDERLTVRFETRREHLPDLLALLRTVLRMPTFPANELETLRATSIAGIESQRKQPGALAPNALGRHGNPYPPGDPRYTPTFDESVAELKSVSVDSLRDFHARFYGTEHAQLAIVGDFDAADAVRQSDYLFGDWRAAVPFERVDRPFVAIPATEFTLDTPGKANAVFVAAQPIDLVSDSPDYPLMLIASRVFGGTGMRSRLADRLRQVDGISYGSSSSLTIGALDRAGRFGLWAAYAPQNLPRLRKAVNEELARFVRDGITASELSEAASGLLQAGMVSRTRDGALAGALANQAYLGRTMAHTAAIEEAIRTATPDAVNAAIRRYLGPATLTQAFAGDFGGAGGIPAATGADGGGQAAVAPADAGKP
- a CDS encoding DNA-3-methyladenine glycosylase 2 family protein, with protein sequence MELDPDTCYKAVASHDRRFDGRFFVGVSSTGVYCRPVCAVRTPKRENCTFYESAAAAEKHGFRPCLRCRPELAPGHGLADMSGRLAQAAATLIDEGFMTGAGVAQLAARIGVTERHLRRLFDTAFGVSVHEYAQTQKLLLAKRLLTDTGLPVTQVALAAGFGSVRRFHDVLKERYGLTPLAMRRRAADGMADRLVFELGYRPPLAWAEMLGFLAVRAVDGVDVVHGGVHVRTIAVEAGGHRHLGWVRLEHVPRRSVVRVTLAATLAHVIPQALGKVRRLCDLGCRPDIVDAHLGELAAQTPGMRLPGTFDGLEIAVRAIIGQVISVVQARRILARLVRIAGTPLPDAALAGLAQQAGHAPLSHVFPDAHALAALPDADYQAAGVPLGKVRSIRALARQVAAGEIRLDPHAAPDDTVAQLRAIDGIGDWTAQYVAMRALGWPDAFPATDYALRKVLGVSTVRAMHAATSQWAPWRAYAAIHLWHRYEAAKAAPGEPESHSESHSENEEETA
- a CDS encoding methylated-DNA--[protein]-cysteine S-methyltransferase, with protein sequence MNSYQIIDSPLGDILLRAQDGQLTGVFFAGQKYYPAQARVAAVDSRADARTLALAADELRAYFDGSLQAFTVPLRFAGSPFQQRIWQALRDVGFGETSTYGQLAAGIGLPPSHSRAVGGAVGRNPLSVIVPCHRILGASGALTGYAGGVDRKRALLDLEGVLPLVAARAAAVRLPGLY